Proteins encoded within one genomic window of Prauserella marina:
- a CDS encoding ABC transporter ATP-binding protein — translation MAGGVVVTLPDTSETRFADAGSAPPPLFTATGVTVRFGGLTALDTVSLAARPHEVHGVIGPNGAGKTTLFNVCCGFVEPDEGVLRWRGDPVGGLRPHQLAGMGIARTLQGLGLFAGLTVLENVMVGADRFRRTGFGSALLALPRSAGDERRLRERAMAAMAELGLADAASAMPASLPYPVRKRVAFARALAADPELLLLDEPASGLGAADIAELGELVRGLASRMSVVLVDHHMDLVMAVCDHITVLDFGRIVARGTPAEVKDDPAVIDAYLGEEADRSGDHG, via the coding sequence ATGGCGGGAGGCGTGGTCGTGACGTTGCCGGACACATCCGAAACCCGGTTCGCCGACGCTGGATCCGCTCCGCCGCCACTGTTCACCGCCACCGGGGTCACGGTGCGATTCGGCGGGCTGACCGCGCTCGACACGGTGTCGCTGGCCGCGCGGCCACACGAGGTGCACGGTGTCATCGGCCCCAACGGAGCGGGCAAGACCACGTTGTTCAACGTCTGCTGTGGTTTCGTCGAGCCGGACGAAGGTGTCCTGCGATGGCGGGGAGATCCGGTAGGCGGGCTCAGACCACACCAGCTCGCCGGTATGGGGATCGCGAGAACCTTGCAGGGACTGGGTTTGTTCGCAGGGCTCACCGTGCTGGAGAACGTCATGGTCGGCGCGGATCGGTTCCGGCGCACCGGATTCGGCTCCGCGTTGCTGGCACTTCCCCGTTCCGCCGGTGACGAGCGGAGGTTGCGGGAACGGGCGATGGCGGCGATGGCCGAGCTGGGACTCGCCGACGCCGCGAGCGCGATGCCCGCGAGCCTGCCCTACCCGGTGCGCAAGCGGGTCGCGTTCGCGAGAGCGCTCGCCGCCGACCCCGAGCTGTTGCTGCTCGACGAACCTGCGAGCGGGCTCGGTGCCGCCGACATCGCTGAGCTCGGCGAACTGGTGCGCGGTCTCGCCTCCCGCATGTCGGTGGTGCTGGTCGACCACCACATGGACCTCGTGATGGCGGTGTGCGATCACATCACCGTGCTCGACTTCGGCAGGATCGTCGCCCGGGGAACCCCGGCCGAGGTCAAGGACGATCCCGCCGTCATCGACGCCTACCTCGGCGAGGAAGCCGACCGGAGTGGAGACCATGGCTGA
- a CDS encoding ABC transporter ATP-binding protein, translating into MADGGRDRELDIRGLTTRYGPVTALDGVSVLARPGEVTAVLGANGAGKTTLLRTVSGLVKGSDGAVLLGGRDLAGAPAETIARAGVAHVPEGRGVITELTVEENLRLGELLGSARRGKADKNERLASVYGMFPPLAQRRRQVANSLSGGERQMLVIGRALLSEPEVLLLDEPSLGLAPRVVAQIFGLIRDLVDRERITVLLVEQNARSALSIADTGFVLNLGRVVASDDAEALAADAELRHAYLGF; encoded by the coding sequence ATGGCTGACGGCGGGCGCGACCGTGAACTCGACATCAGGGGACTCACCACGAGATACGGCCCCGTCACGGCACTGGACGGCGTGAGCGTGCTCGCGAGGCCGGGCGAGGTCACCGCCGTCCTCGGAGCCAACGGCGCGGGCAAAACCACGTTGCTGCGCACCGTTTCCGGTCTGGTCAAGGGCAGTGACGGCGCGGTGCTGCTCGGCGGAAGGGACCTGGCCGGAGCACCCGCCGAGACGATCGCGAGAGCGGGTGTGGCACACGTTCCCGAAGGCCGTGGCGTCATCACCGAACTGACCGTCGAGGAGAACCTGAGGCTCGGCGAACTACTCGGCAGCGCGCGAAGAGGCAAGGCCGACAAGAACGAGCGGCTCGCCTCCGTCTACGGCATGTTTCCCCCGCTGGCACAGCGAAGGCGGCAGGTAGCCAACTCGTTGTCCGGAGGGGAGCGGCAGATGCTCGTCATCGGAAGAGCGCTGTTGTCGGAGCCGGAGGTGCTGCTGCTCGACGAGCCTTCGCTCGGGCTCGCGCCGAGGGTCGTCGCCCAGATCTTCGGACTGATCAGGGATCTGGTCGACCGCGAGCGGATCACGGTTCTGCTCGTGGAGCAGAACGCCCGAAGCGCACTGTCCATAGCGGACACCGGGTTCGTCTTGAACCTCGGAAGGGTCGTCGCCAGTGACGACGCGGAGGCACTGGCCGCCGACGCCGAACTACGGCACGCCTACCTCGGGTTCTGA
- a CDS encoding branched-chain amino acid ABC transporter permease: MQQFLNITLGGLSQGAIYAAFALALVLIWRATRIINFAQGAMAMFTTYLALAVIESGQSYWVGFAVALAGGLVLGAIVERVIMRRVEGGPELNAVIVTLGLFIGLQALAAIIFGATFQSFPAPFGLRGFTFGELTVAFTPFSVFIIGSVLVVMLALVALFRFTDLGLRMRASAFSQEVSRLLGVRVGRMLTIGWAFAAVVGSLAGLLIAGGNLVHPAYMDAIIVYGFVAAVLGGLDSPAGAVAGGLIIGLALSYVSGYLGSELVTLAALAILVAVLLIRPKGLFSKIAERRV, translated from the coding sequence ATGCAACAGTTCCTGAACATCACACTCGGCGGGCTCAGCCAGGGCGCGATCTACGCGGCTTTCGCGCTGGCGCTCGTGCTCATCTGGAGAGCGACGCGGATCATCAATTTCGCGCAGGGCGCGATGGCCATGTTCACCACGTATCTCGCGCTCGCCGTCATCGAGAGCGGCCAGTCGTACTGGGTGGGTTTCGCCGTCGCGCTCGCGGGAGGACTGGTGCTCGGCGCCATCGTGGAAAGGGTCATCATGCGCAGGGTCGAGGGCGGTCCCGAACTCAACGCGGTCATCGTGACCCTCGGCCTTTTCATCGGGTTGCAGGCGCTCGCCGCGATCATCTTCGGCGCGACCTTCCAGTCCTTTCCCGCTCCGTTCGGGCTCAGGGGCTTCACCTTCGGTGAGCTGACCGTCGCGTTCACACCGTTCAGCGTGTTCATCATCGGTTCCGTACTGGTCGTGATGCTGGCACTCGTCGCGCTGTTCCGGTTCACCGATCTGGGACTGCGCATGCGGGCCTCGGCGTTCAGTCAGGAGGTGTCGCGGCTGCTCGGCGTCAGGGTCGGCAGGATGCTGACCATCGGCTGGGCCTTCGCTGCCGTTGTCGGCTCGCTGGCGGGGCTGCTGATCGCGGGCGGCAACCTCGTCCATCCGGCCTACATGGACGCGATCATCGTCTACGGATTCGTCGCCGCCGTACTCGGCGGGCTCGACAGTCCGGCCGGTGCGGTCGCCGGTGGGCTGATCATCGGGCTGGCACTGTCCTATGTGAGCGGTTATCTCGGCAGCGAGCTGGTCACGCTCGCCGCGCTGGCGATTCTCGTGGCGGTACTGCTGATCCGGCCGAAGGGGCTGTTCAGCAAGATCGCGGAGCGGAGGGTGTGA